The Meiothermus sp. genome segment TCCCAGGTGCGGCGGCTTTCTTTTTCACAGTAGAGAACCGAACGCGGGACGCCCCTGGCATGCAGATACCGACAGCCGACCTCGCCCTCGCTGTAGCGGTCACCGGGGCGACGCCCGCCCGTGACGGCAATGCGGGGGGCATAGCCCTGGCGGTACAGGTGCAGGGCGGCCTCGAGCCTGTTTCGGAAGATAACCGAGGGCACGCCGTTGTACTGCGCGGCCCCCAACACCACAATCCAGTCGGCTTTTTGCAGCGAACCAGAAGCGGCTTTGGGGCTAAAGAAAACGAGCCCCAGAAAGAGCATTCCAAGCGTCCACCACCGCATATGTAATACCGGATTCAAAAAGATAATCATCCAAACCAAAGATCCCCAGAGGCTATCTTTTAGAATCCTAGAGCACACCCCTCCCTGTCGGTCGGCGAAGAAAGCGTCTCCCTTCCAAGGGGCGGTATCGCCCTCCGCTACGCGGATAACTTCGGCCCTGTTAGTTCGCCGCCATCCGGCGCCGAACTAACCGAATCTAATATAAATCCTACCCCTAGCGCTGCAAAAGTGCTTGCAACAACTCCCCAGGGTACTCGAAACGGGGGTGCAAAGTCGAGTTGTGCGGCGTGGCCAGAAACCATACCGGTAAGTCTATGGCCTGCGCTGCCCGCAAGTCCCCTTCTGAGTCGCCGATGTAGAGCACCTCGCAAGGCTTGAGTTTAAAGTGCTCCAGGGCCAGCTGCAAAAGGGCCGGGCTGGGCTTGGGTGGGGCATCCTCCCGTGTCAACACCAGGT includes the following:
- a CDS encoding YdcF family protein codes for the protein MRWWTLGMLFLGLVFFSPKAASGSLQKADWIVVLGAAQYNGVPSVIFRNRLEAALHLYRQGYAPRIAVTGGRRPGDRYSEGEVGCRYLHARGVPRSVLYCEKESRRTWENLSNIAPIIGKAQVIIVTDEPHLPRALILAEQIGLRATGFAVRGQFKETYWQRESWLAALARLGVR